Within the Trichoderma breve strain T069 chromosome 3, whole genome shotgun sequence genome, the region ACGGGAGCAGGGAGCCCTTCGGTGCTGATCTCCGGGAGACGAGCCGTGGTGACGGATCGCGTCAccgagggaggaggaggaggctcgTGCTTGAGATTGGCGGCTGATTTGCTTGGTCTCAGCTGTTGACTACTTGAAACTGCTTCAGCCGGCGATGCAactgatgacgatggcgattcGTCCATATACATGTCGTAAATGTCTGCTTGGTGGTGGTCATATCCAGGCGCTGGGACGGGCCGCCGCCTCACCGGCAGGGGCTTACGCACGTATCCCATGCCAGGAGATGCCATTGATAACCTTAGATAGGGGcaattttaaaaaagaaaaaaagaaacgaaagggAGCCGATCAATTATCCCTGGCCGATGGCGATGCATCACGTCTTATTTCGGCGTTGGGCATCAGTTTCCGGGCACCCGGCCAGTTTGTAGTCTATAATGGCTCTTCCGGGAAATGGGTCGTCAAAGGGGGTCTCTTTGTCCTTTGTCCGGACTCGCTGGGAATTTGTCCGGCTGAGTCTAAGGCCATTGACCGGGGCGCGAAAAAGTTCGCACAGTGTGTCGTGAACAAAGCCATCAATGGTGGATTCGTATTGGTACGCGTAAGCAGATTCGCACCTCTCAGCTTCTTTGTGTAATCTCGTATACAAGAGTTAGTGTGCACAGAGCGAGATTGATATCATCATTTGGtcatttcttttcatttctttcatttttttgtcttttgtctttgttcaCATTTTGACGCTATGGAAAATGGCTTGCTTGATTGCGTCTTCTAGCTAGCCGCCATGAGGGCCTCCAACTCAGCCGGCTCTTTGATTGCGGTGGTGAGGTTTTCATAGCCCGTCTCGGTGACGAGAATGTTGTCCTCGATACTGTAGCCACGTCAGTACGTTGCTCCGATGATGAATCACAGtagatggaaatggaattGCAGGCTTACCGAACACCACCCACGTCCCAGTACTTGGCGAGCACATCGGCGTCAATGTACTTGCTGTGCTCGGGGTTCTCCAAGTAAGGATCGATGATGAACTTGCAAAAGTAGACCTGTAGTTATGTGAGATTTAGATGCATCAAATGAGATATTGTAGAACACTTACACCGGGCTCAACGGTCACAACACCGCCAGCGGGAACTTGGCCTCGCAGACGCAGGTTCTGGAAGATGACATCGGGGTCCTGGCGGTTGTGGTTACCGCCAGTGTCGTGGGTGTCCATGCCCAAGTAGTGCCCCAGGCCGTGGGGGAAGAAGGCCTGGCTGGTTCTGGCCTTGAAGATCTCGTCCTTGTCGCCCTTGAGGATGCCGATGGCCAGCAAGccgtcaatggcaatcttgtgGGCCAGGATGTGGGCATCTTCCCAGGCCACGCCGGCCTTGAGGATCGCCATGGTCTCCTTTTGCATCTTGAGGACGATGTCGTAAATCTCGCGGCCCTCTTTGGTAAACTTGCCATTGAGAGGAAAGGTTCTTGTCTTTGGTTTCAGGGTCAGTCTCGCAGTCATATCAAAGCTCATTTGCCTTGTGATTTTCTAGTTGGcagaaagggaaagggaaggggaaagaaaatgGTAGGCCACTTACGATATCAGCAGCGTAGTTGTCCCACTCGGCACCAGCATCAATCAGCAGGTTCTGCTTTCCAGCCAACGGAGCAACGTTGGTAATGTAGTGAAGAGTCGCCGCAGCCGTACCGCTGGCAACAATGGGGGTGTATGCCATGTTCTTGGCGCCGTGGGCAACGCATCGCTCCAAGAAGACAGCCTCGAGCTCTCTCT harbors:
- a CDS encoding metallopeptidase family m24 domain-containing protein, coding for MVAEDFEAVLKGKYPGKAHASRVVDQIRKKDPKANGVLYLEGRMTKLLEDNDSPEPFRQRRYFYYLTGCNLPDCYFTYDIQSSKSTLFIPPIDPHDVIWSGLPTTIDEALKLYDVDEVKYTTEVNATLAHISSSNGTSTIYAINGQVSDHITFIGFENKDFALLKEAIEVSRVVKDEFEVAMIRKANYVSSLAHKAVVEKAKKASNERELEAVFLERCVAHGAKNMAYTPIVASGTAAATLHYITNVAPLAGKQNLLIDAGAEWDNYAADITRTFPLNGKFTKEGREIYDIVLKMQKETMAILKAGVAWEDAHILAHKIAIDGLLAIGILKGDKDEIFKARTSQAFFPHGLGHYLGMDTHDTGGNHNRQDPDVIFQNLRLRGQVPAGGVVTVEPGVYFCKFIIDPYLENPEHSKYIDADVLAKYWDVGGVRIEDNILVTETGYENLTTAIKEPAELEALMAAS